One region of Intestinimonas massiliensis (ex Afouda et al. 2020) genomic DNA includes:
- a CDS encoding homocysteine S-methyltransferase family protein — protein MDPIPLSLPFLMDGATGTELQKRGMPLGACTEQWALEHPEALLELQRAYVEAGAQVLVTPTLGANRGALEKFGLADRVEEYNARLTGLTRQAAAGRALVAGDLGPTLHAIPPYGETPFEVLVGFYAEQAAALERAGVDLFLVESVMAMAEARAAVLGIRESGSRRPILVTCYCDEEGRTPSGTDVLACAIVMQGMGVTAFGLNCVDPAVAEEQLARLHLYTDLPLIAEPSAGLPDLTSGKPDYPDNADAFARRTPQWAAAGVRIFGGCCGTAPAHIAALGRAMATVDFSAFPPVEKDPDVIPCASEKEARFITPDVDVGETIQCTDHLMEDILEAEEERPVGALKIEVLDTDDLEIFAREQYAVRDALCLWSDVPELLEGALRAYQGRAFYDGTAELEPEFLARMSEKYGLILL, from the coding sequence ATGGACCCCATTCCCTTATCCCTGCCGTTTTTGATGGACGGCGCCACCGGTACCGAGCTGCAAAAACGCGGCATGCCCCTGGGCGCCTGTACCGAGCAGTGGGCCCTGGAGCACCCGGAGGCCCTGCTGGAGCTCCAGCGCGCCTATGTGGAGGCGGGCGCCCAGGTGCTGGTGACTCCTACCCTGGGGGCCAATCGGGGCGCCCTGGAGAAATTCGGACTGGCCGACCGGGTGGAGGAGTACAATGCCCGCCTGACCGGCCTGACCCGGCAGGCGGCGGCAGGCCGCGCTCTGGTGGCCGGGGATCTGGGCCCCACGCTCCATGCCATCCCGCCCTATGGAGAGACCCCCTTCGAGGTGCTGGTGGGCTTCTATGCCGAGCAGGCCGCCGCCCTGGAGCGGGCGGGGGTGGACCTGTTCCTGGTGGAGAGCGTCATGGCCATGGCCGAGGCCCGGGCGGCCGTGCTGGGCATCCGGGAGTCGGGCAGCCGCAGGCCCATCCTGGTGACCTGCTACTGCGACGAGGAGGGCCGTACCCCCAGCGGCACCGACGTGCTGGCCTGCGCCATCGTCATGCAGGGCATGGGGGTGACCGCCTTCGGCCTCAACTGCGTGGACCCGGCGGTGGCGGAGGAGCAGCTTGCCCGTCTGCATCTATACACCGACCTGCCCCTCATCGCCGAGCCCAGCGCCGGGCTGCCCGACCTGACGTCGGGAAAGCCCGACTACCCGGACAATGCCGACGCGTTTGCCCGGCGGACCCCCCAGTGGGCGGCGGCGGGGGTGCGCATCTTCGGCGGGTGCTGCGGCACCGCCCCGGCTCACATTGCCGCCCTGGGACGGGCCATGGCCACCGTTGACTTTTCCGCTTTCCCGCCCGTGGAGAAGGACCCCGACGTCATTCCCTGCGCCAGCGAGAAGGAGGCCCGGTTCATCACCCCGGACGTGGACGTGGGGGAGACCATCCAGTGTACCGATCACCTGATGGAGGACATTCTGGAGGCCGAGGAGGAGCGCCCGGTGGGGGCGCTGAAGATCGAGGTGCTGGACACCGACGACCTGGAGATTTTCGCCCGGGAGCAGTACGCCGTCCGGGACGCCCTGTGCCTGTGGTCCGACGTGCCGGAGCTGCTGGAGGGGGCCCTGCGGGCCTATCAGGGACGAGCCTTCTACGACGGCACCGCTGAGCTGGAGCCGGAGTTTCTGGCGCGCATGTCGGAGAAATACGGACTGATCCTGCTCTGA
- a CDS encoding glycosyltransferase family 2 protein, with product MRMLQWVELFNLFIAVFFFTVYFYQLFYLAVGFVRRKRKDRRPPARQHRFAAIVAARNEAGVIGELIQSLRAQHYPEELLDIYVVADNCTDDTARVARQAGAAVYERHDQTRKGKGYALDYLFHRLAEEGREDYEGYFVFDADNLVDPAFTAEMNRVFDTGKYGAITCYRNSKNFGSNWISAGYSIWFLREARFLNFPRMLLGSNCHVSGTGFLVSADVIRQNGGWPYHLLTEDIEFSVSCALKGVRIGYCDGAMVYDEQPTTFQQSWDQRLRWSKGFYQVDVKYGLSLLKGCLRPGRKGWSCYDMLMTVAPGMLLTLLVVAFNLIVWGACVTQPAYVAWRVMRLTKGFLASTVVSFYAGLFFYGLLTVCCEWKQIREPGWKKLAYVFTFPLFMFTYIPISLAALVRKVEWKPIYHGKQQLAGE from the coding sequence ATGAGAATGCTACAGTGGGTTGAGCTTTTCAACCTGTTCATCGCGGTTTTTTTCTTTACCGTCTATTTTTACCAGCTCTTCTATCTGGCGGTGGGGTTCGTCCGCAGGAAGCGGAAGGACCGCAGGCCCCCCGCCCGTCAGCACCGCTTCGCCGCCATCGTGGCGGCGCGCAATGAGGCGGGGGTCATCGGAGAGCTGATCCAGAGCCTACGGGCGCAGCACTACCCGGAGGAGCTGCTGGACATCTACGTCGTGGCGGACAACTGCACCGACGACACGGCCCGGGTGGCCCGCCAGGCGGGTGCGGCCGTCTACGAGCGGCACGACCAGACCCGGAAGGGGAAGGGCTATGCCCTGGACTACCTGTTCCACCGGCTGGCCGAGGAGGGCCGGGAGGATTACGAGGGGTACTTCGTCTTTGACGCCGACAATCTGGTGGACCCGGCGTTCACCGCCGAGATGAACCGGGTCTTTGACACCGGCAAATACGGTGCCATCACCTGCTACCGCAACTCCAAGAATTTTGGAAGCAACTGGATTTCGGCGGGCTACTCCATCTGGTTCCTGCGGGAGGCCCGGTTCCTCAATTTTCCCCGGATGCTGCTGGGCTCCAACTGCCACGTGTCGGGCACCGGCTTTCTGGTCTCCGCCGATGTGATCCGCCAGAATGGCGGCTGGCCCTATCACCTGCTTACCGAGGATATTGAATTCTCCGTGAGCTGCGCCCTGAAAGGGGTGCGCATCGGCTACTGCGACGGGGCGATGGTCTACGACGAGCAGCCCACCACCTTCCAGCAGTCCTGGGACCAGCGGCTGCGGTGGTCCAAGGGCTTTTACCAGGTGGACGTCAAGTACGGCCTGTCCCTGCTGAAGGGCTGCCTCCGGCCCGGCCGGAAGGGCTGGTCCTGCTATGACATGCTGATGACCGTGGCGCCGGGCATGCTGCTGACCCTGCTGGTGGTGGCCTTTAATCTCATCGTATGGGGGGCCTGCGTGACCCAGCCCGCCTATGTGGCCTGGCGGGTGATGCGCCTGACCAAGGGCTTTTTGGCCTCTACGGTGGTGAGCTTCTACGCGGGACTGTTTTTCTACGGCCTGCTGACGGTGTGCTGTGAGTGGAAGCAGATCCGGGAGCCCGGCTGGAAGAAGCTGGCCTATGTGTTCACCTTTCCTCTGTTTATGTTTACGTACATCCCCATTTCCCTGGCGGCACTGGTCCGCAAGGTGGAGTGGAAGCCCATCTACCACGGCAAGCAGCAGTTGGCCGGTGAATGA
- the argS gene encoding arginine--tRNA ligase produces MSNLIQAARDQVAELTQNAYEKAAAAGALPAGAVVRGNVDIPKEVSHGDYASSFAMAGAKTLHMAPRAIAQAILDHLDLKGSYFQRAEIAGPGFLNFYLGSRWYGEVLSDIEREGAAYGQCDEGHGEKVMVEFVSANPTGPMHMGNARGGVLGDTLANVLRRAGCHTWKEFYVNDAGNQIHKFAESIHARYMQLLVGEENFPLPENAYHGDDIKELAQAFYELHGDRYRDEPEAVWLEDMSRFGLETNVPKMKEDLRRYKIEYDQWFFESELHQSGYIAETVGMLTERGWTYEKDGALWLKTTELLKQKYMAEGKTREQADKLDLKDDVLCRANGFYTYFAADIAYHRNKLEKRGFDKAINIWGADHHGHVARLQAALDGLGLDGSHRLIIVLMQLVNLLQDGKPVRMSKRSGKAIALHDLLDEVPVDAARYFFNSRSATSPVDFDLDLAVRQDSDNPVYYVQYAHARICSLVARLAEEGDQVPAAAQADAALLATAEEKALLKTLSQLPEEIRLAARDYDPSRINRYLVGLAGDFHRFYNACRIKGEEPALLSARLKLADTVRSVIANGLDLLGVTAPEKM; encoded by the coding sequence ATGTCGAACCTCATCCAGGCGGCCCGGGACCAGGTGGCCGAGCTCACGCAGAACGCCTATGAGAAGGCCGCCGCGGCCGGGGCTCTCCCCGCCGGGGCGGTGGTGCGGGGCAATGTGGATATCCCCAAGGAGGTCAGCCACGGCGACTACGCATCCTCCTTTGCCATGGCCGGGGCCAAGACCCTGCACATGGCGCCCCGGGCCATCGCCCAGGCTATCCTGGACCATCTGGACCTGAAGGGCTCCTACTTCCAGCGGGCCGAGATTGCCGGCCCCGGCTTTCTGAATTTCTACCTGGGCTCCCGCTGGTACGGCGAGGTGCTCTCCGACATCGAGCGGGAGGGCGCGGCTTACGGCCAGTGCGACGAGGGGCACGGGGAGAAGGTCATGGTGGAGTTCGTCTCCGCCAACCCCACCGGCCCCATGCACATGGGCAACGCCCGGGGCGGCGTGCTGGGCGACACCCTGGCCAACGTGCTCCGCCGGGCAGGCTGCCACACCTGGAAGGAGTTCTACGTCAACGACGCGGGCAACCAGATCCACAAGTTTGCCGAGTCCATCCACGCCCGCTATATGCAGCTCCTGGTGGGAGAGGAGAACTTCCCCCTGCCGGAAAATGCCTACCACGGCGATGACATCAAGGAGCTGGCCCAGGCCTTTTACGAGCTCCACGGCGACCGCTACCGGGACGAGCCGGAGGCGGTCTGGCTGGAGGATATGTCCCGCTTCGGCCTGGAGACCAACGTCCCCAAGATGAAGGAGGACCTGCGCCGCTATAAGATCGAGTACGACCAGTGGTTCTTCGAGTCCGAGCTCCACCAGTCCGGCTATATTGCCGAGACGGTGGGGATGCTCACTGAACGGGGCTGGACCTATGAAAAGGACGGAGCCCTTTGGCTCAAGACCACCGAGCTGCTCAAACAGAAGTATATGGCTGAGGGCAAGACCCGGGAGCAGGCCGACAAGCTGGACCTGAAGGACGACGTGCTGTGCCGGGCCAACGGCTTCTACACCTACTTCGCCGCCGACATCGCCTACCACCGCAACAAGCTGGAAAAGCGGGGCTTTGACAAGGCGATCAACATCTGGGGGGCAGACCACCACGGCCATGTGGCCCGTCTCCAGGCCGCCCTGGACGGCCTGGGCCTGGACGGCTCCCACCGGCTGATCATCGTGCTCATGCAACTGGTCAACCTGCTTCAGGACGGCAAGCCGGTGCGCATGTCCAAGCGCTCCGGTAAGGCCATCGCCCTCCACGACCTCTTAGACGAGGTCCCCGTGGACGCCGCCCGGTACTTCTTCAACTCCCGCTCCGCCACCAGTCCTGTGGACTTCGACCTGGACCTGGCGGTGCGGCAGGACTCCGACAACCCGGTGTATTACGTCCAGTACGCCCACGCCCGCATCTGCTCCCTGGTCGCCCGGCTTGCCGAGGAGGGGGACCAGGTGCCTGCCGCGGCCCAGGCCGACGCCGCCCTACTGGCCACCGCCGAGGAGAAAGCGCTGCTCAAGACCCTGTCCCAGCTCCCCGAGGAGATCCGCCTGGCGGCCCGGGACTACGATCCCTCCCGCATCAACCGCTATCTGGTGGGCCTGGCCGGGGACTTCCACCGCTTTTACAACGCCTGCCGCATCAAGGGCGAGGAGCCTGCGCTGCTCTCCGCCCGGCTCAAGCTGGCCGATACCGTGCGCTCCGTCATCGCCAACGGTCTGGACCTGCTGGGTGTGACCGCCCCGGAAAAGATGTGA
- a CDS encoding DUF1934 domain-containing protein produces the protein MDKSVIISIKGTQTYEDAEPETIELVTEGRLMDCGDEGYTFSYQESELTGLEGTLTTFQVEPDRITLMRMGMVNSQMVFQLGKRHFSMYDTPYGALSIGINTRKMRSNLNEDGGEIEIDYAIEIDHAVAGENLFRINVREKGPLLRQ, from the coding sequence ATGGATAAAAGCGTCATCATCTCCATCAAGGGCACCCAGACCTACGAGGACGCCGAGCCTGAGACCATTGAGTTGGTCACCGAGGGGCGGCTTATGGACTGCGGCGACGAGGGCTATACGTTCAGTTATCAGGAGAGCGAGCTCACCGGACTGGAGGGGACCCTGACCACCTTCCAGGTCGAGCCCGACCGCATCACGCTCATGCGCATGGGCATGGTCAATTCTCAGATGGTGTTCCAACTGGGCAAGCGGCATTTCTCCATGTACGACACCCCCTATGGGGCGCTGTCCATTGGCATCAATACCCGCAAGATGCGGTCCAACCTGAACGAGGACGGTGGCGAGATCGAGATTGATTACGCCATCGAAATCGACCACGCGGTGGCGGGGGAGAACCTGTTCCGCATCAACGTGCGGGAAAAAGGGCCGCTGCTGCGGCAGTAG
- the murI gene encoding glutamate racemase, producing MDTRPIGVFDSGLGGLTALRELSRLLPAEDIIYFGDTGRVPYGGRSRETLIRYARQDVAFLRTFDLKGIVVACGTVSTTALDVLTAENDIPIWGVVEPASDAAVQATRNGKIGLIGTQASIRSGAYERRIASLRPDAQVFAAACPLFVPLVENGRFRPGDLVAETVAAEYLQPLKADGIDTLMLGCTHYPLLKRVIGGVMGPDVTLVDVGEQCARRVAGTLRERGSLTGPGRTGRCRFFVSDSVEGFSGLASIFLQRDVTEDVEKVDIWNY from the coding sequence TTGGATACAAGACCCATTGGCGTTTTTGACTCCGGTCTGGGCGGCCTGACGGCTCTGCGGGAGCTGTCCCGCTTGCTCCCGGCGGAGGATATCATCTATTTTGGAGACACCGGCCGGGTGCCCTACGGCGGCCGCTCCCGGGAGACGCTCATCCGCTACGCCCGGCAGGATGTTGCCTTTCTGCGCACCTTCGACCTGAAGGGCATCGTGGTGGCCTGCGGTACTGTGTCGACCACGGCGCTGGACGTGCTGACGGCGGAGAATGACATCCCCATCTGGGGCGTGGTGGAGCCGGCGTCGGATGCCGCTGTCCAGGCCACGCGCAACGGGAAGATCGGCCTCATCGGCACCCAGGCCTCGATCCGAAGCGGCGCCTATGAGCGGCGCATCGCCTCCCTGCGGCCCGACGCCCAGGTGTTCGCCGCCGCCTGCCCGCTGTTCGTGCCTCTGGTGGAAAACGGGCGCTTCCGGCCCGGAGACCTGGTGGCGGAGACCGTGGCGGCGGAGTACCTCCAGCCGCTGAAGGCGGACGGCATTGACACGCTGATGCTGGGCTGCACCCATTACCCGCTGCTCAAGCGCGTGATCGGCGGCGTGATGGGGCCGGACGTGACGCTGGTGGATGTGGGCGAGCAGTGCGCCCGGCGGGTGGCCGGCACGCTCCGGGAGCGGGGGAGCCTGACGGGACCGGGTCGGACCGGTCGCTGCCGGTTCTTTGTCAGCGACAGCGTGGAGGGCTTTTCCGGCCTGGCGTCCATTTTCCTCCAGAGGGATGTGACGGAGGATGTGGAAAAGGTGGACATTTGGAACTATTGA
- a CDS encoding single-stranded DNA-binding protein has translation MQTGWNENRALLRGTAAGSPVFSHENHGVAYDLFPLSVQRLSGAADRLNVVLPRSLLTACPVYEGLPLEVQGEVRSFNNRSGSGSRLVITVLARELAPTAEKPANHLALAGALCKPPILRRTPLGREICDLMLAVNRRYGRADYLPCIAWGALAQSCGQLSVGDPLRLEGRLQSRTYQKLVDGVPQDRTAFEVSIMQLAEF, from the coding sequence ATGCAGACAGGCTGGAATGAAAATCGGGCGCTGCTCCGGGGGACGGCGGCGGGGTCCCCCGTCTTTTCCCACGAGAACCACGGCGTGGCCTACGACCTCTTTCCCCTGTCGGTGCAGCGGCTCTCCGGCGCCGCAGACCGGCTCAACGTGGTGCTGCCCCGCTCCCTGCTGACGGCCTGCCCCGTGTACGAGGGTCTGCCGCTGGAGGTGCAGGGGGAGGTCCGTTCCTTTAATAACCGCAGCGGCAGCGGCAGCCGTCTGGTCATTACCGTGCTGGCCCGGGAGTTGGCCCCCACGGCAGAAAAGCCCGCCAACCATCTGGCGCTGGCAGGCGCCCTGTGCAAGCCCCCCATCCTCCGGCGGACGCCTCTGGGCCGTGAGATCTGCGATCTGATGCTGGCGGTGAACCGGAGGTACGGCCGAGCGGACTACCTGCCCTGCATCGCCTGGGGAGCCCTGGCTCAGAGCTGCGGCCAGTTGTCCGTGGGAGATCCGCTCCGGCTGGAGGGCCGCCTTCAGAGCCGCACCTATCAAAAGCTGGTGGACGGCGTCCCCCAGGACCGCACCGCCTTTGAGGTCTCCATCATGCAGTTGGCGGAGTTTTGA